The bacterium genome segment CAGCCCCACCATGATGCCGGTCACGATCCCGCCGGCGGCGGTGGGCAACACCACCCGAAGCAGCGTTCGCCACTGGGGGATACCCAGCGCCAGTGACGCCTCGCGAACGCTCTGGGGGACCAGCCGCACTATCTCCTCGGTGGTCCGCATCACCGTCGGGATCAGCATGATCCCCAGCGCTACGCCGCCGGAGGCGGCGCTGAAATGGCGCAGGGGCAGCACCAGAATGGTGTAGGCAAACAGGCCCATCACGATGCTGGGCACCCCGTTCATCACGTCGGCCATCAGCCGCACGGCACCGGCGAGCCGGCTGTTGGGGCATTCCGCCAGGAACGTCCCGCCCAGCACGCCGACCGGCATCCCGAGCAGCGCGGCCAGGCCCACCAGCACCAGCGTGCCGGAGATGGCGTTGGCCATCCCGCCGCCGGGCTCGCCGGCGGCCCCGGGCAGGTGGGTGAAGAATTCCAGGTTCAGGGCGCCCAGGCCGGTGCGGGCCAGGAAGAAGAGGATGAGGAACAGCGGGACCAGCGCGGCCACGGTGCACAGGAATGTCACCCCGGCCATCAGGCGGTCGGTCCAGCGGCGGCGCAGATAGGAGCGGGCCATCGGCTACTCCCGAATGAGGCCCGGGCCCCGCGCCACGCGGGCCACCAGCAGGCGGGCCAGGATGTTGACCGTCAGCGTGACCAGGAAGAGGACGAGCCCGGCGTAGATGATCGCGGCCACGTACAGGTCGTCGGTGGCCTCGGCGAACTCGTTGGCGATCACCGCCGCGATGGTGTAGCCCGGCGCGAGAAGCGACGCCCTGATCTGGGGCACGTTGCCGATGACCATGGTGACCGCCATGGTCTCGCCCAAGGCCCGGGCCAGAGCCAGGAAGATCGCGCCCACGATCCCTGAGCGGGCATACGGGATGACCGCGGTCCGGGTGGTCTCCCAGACGGTAGCTCCCAGGGAGAGCGCGGCCTCACGCTGCGAAGTCGGCACCGCCCGCATTACCTCGGTGCTGGCGGCGATGATGAAGGGCACGACCATGATCGCCAGGATCAGCCCGGCGGCCAGCATCCCAATGCCCAGCGGCGGCCCCTCGAACAGCGGCAGGAAGCCCAACGTCGCCTTCAGCGGCGGCGAGAGCGTCGTCCGCACCCAGGGGACCAGCACAAAGATCCCCCACAGCCCGTAGACCACGCTGGGGATGGCGGCCAGCAGATCGAGCAGGAATCCGACCGGCCGGCGCAGCCAGCCCGGGGCCAGCTCGGACAGGAAGATGGCGACCCCCAGACCCAGCGGCACGGCCAGGGCCAGCGCGACGGCCGAGGACACCAGCGTGCCGTAGACGAAGGGCAGGGCGCCGAAGTCGCCGGCGACAGGGTCCCAGGTCGAGGTGGCGAAGAACGCCGGGCCGAACTTCCGGATCGCCGGCCAGGCACCGACGGTCATCGCGGCCAGCATGGCGGCCATGATTACCGGCACCACGCCGGCCATCGCTGCCAGCAGCCGCGCGAACAGCCGGTCGCCCATATGCGCGACGTGCCGCACGGGAGCCGTCAGGGCAGCAACGCCTTCCCCTGCGCGGTGACCGTCCGCAGCGTGCCCTCGACGCGCGCCACCAGGCTCTTGGGCAGCTGCGCGTAGTGCAGCGGCGGCGCGTACTTCTGGCCGTCATGGACCGCCCACCGCAGGAAGTCCACCAGGGCCTTGCCCTTGACCGGGTCGGGCTGCTCGCCGTAGATCAGGATCCACGTAAACCCGGCGATGGGGTAGACGTCCCGGCCCTCGGGATCGGTGAAGAAGATCCGGTAGTCCTCGGGGATTGCCCGCAGCGCGCCATCCATCGCCCGGGTGGTGCTGGACAGCAAGGGCCGGATGAACTGACCCGCGCGGTTGCGCACATTGCCAACGGGCATCCGGTTGGTCAGCACGTAGGCCAGCTCCACGTAGCCCAGCGCGTTCGGCATCTGCCGCACGAGGCCGGCGACACCCTCGTTGCCCTTGCCGCCGATCCCGACCGGCCAGTTCACCGACGTACCCTCGCCTACCTTCCTCCGCCAGTCGGGGCTGACCTTGCTCAGGTAGTTCACCCAGATGGCCGTGGTCCCGGACCCGTCCGAGCGGCGCACCACGATGATGTCGGCGGCCGGCAGCTTCGCCTCGGGGTTGTCCTTGAGCAGCCGGGGATCGTTCCACTTCGTGATCTTGCCCAGGAAGATGTCGGCCAGGACGCCGGGGGCAAAGTTGAGCCCGGTCCCCACACCGGGAATGTTGTACATCGGTACCACCGCGCCGGCCACCATGGGGATGTGCAGCGGGCGGCCGCCGGCCTGGCGAATCTGCGCGTCGGTCATCGGGCCGTCGGTGGCGCCGAAGTCCACGGTCTTCGCGATGAATTGGCGGATCCCGCCGCCCGAGCCGATGGATTGATAGTTGATGCGCACGCCACGCTCGGCATCGTAGACCTGCGACCACTTGGAGTAGAGCGGGAACGGAAATGTCGCCCCTGCACCGGTGAGCGTCACCGGCTGCTGGGCGGGGGTGGTCCCCGCCGCGCCGAGCACCACGGCGGCGCTCAGGGCAAGCGCAGCGAACCACGATAGCGGATTCAACACTGTCCGGCCTCCTTTGGCTTGGGTGGATCCGAGGGGACGCCCGATCGGCGCGCTCCCTTCATCCCAACCCTAAACCCGAAAGGTGGTGGACAGGCCAAGGCCAGGTGAACCCTATGTCAAAGGGAGGTGAAACTTACTTGAGGTCCAGGCGGTATCCGATGCCGCGCACGGCCACGAGCCGCACGCCGCCGCGGGGCTCGACTTTCTTGCGCAGCCAGCCGATGTGAGTATCGAGGGTACGAGAGTTGCCGAAGTAGTCCTCGCCCCAGACTTCGTGCAGGAGGCGCTCGCGCCGGACCACTTTGCCCTGGTGCCGCAGCAGGAGGTGCAGCAGGCCGAACTCCTTCGCGGTGAGGGGCACGGGCACGCCGGCCACGGCGGCCTCGTGGCGTTCGGGGTCTACGGCCAGACGGCCGGCCACCAGCGTTAGTTCGACGCCCGCCTGGACGACAAGGGTCTCCAGGACATTGGCGATGTCCTCGCAGCGGTCGGTGCCGGTCTCAAGCATCTCGCAGATGTCTTTCCACTTGATGATGTCCCTGGCGCTGCGCCGGCCCGAGAACAGCGCCTCGAGGGCGTCCCGCAGCACGTCGTCGCCCTGGTTCTCCAGGCGGTGCAGCGTCCGTGTGTGGGAGAAGACCTCTCGCCCGCGGCGCACCTCGCGAATCGCCTGTCTGATCTCCTGCGCCGACCGGAGCATGATCTGTCCCATCTCGCGCGCGGACGGGATCGCCCGCCGGATGCGATAGATCGCCAGCCGTGCCGCCGCCGCCTCGATGGCGTCGAGCACGTCGTCGAGAAGCCCGGTCAGGCTCTTTAGCGTGTCACGGTCGCCAGAGGGAATGCCGGCGGCCGAGAGGGATTCGAAGAGATCGCGCGCAATGGCATCGCCTTTGTGTTCTAGATCCCGAATCGCCTGCCAGGCCTGATCGGCAGGCGTACGGCTCTCCAGCGCCCCGACGAGCGCCTCGGCGGCATCGAGGATGGCGTGCGTCATCTCCTCGAGAAGGTCGAACTCCCTCTCACGCGGAAGCGGTGCGGCGCGAGGCGATGGCACCGCGTCGGGTGAAGGATCAACCATACGCACCGAGCATACCACGTCAGGCGCCACCGGGCGCACCGAGCGCTTCGGGGCAGGCGGAGCACGCCGAAGCACGGGCGGGCCCGGCGCATATGCGCCGGGCCCGCCACGATCATGTATGTCGCCCGCGCTACCGGTACAGCGGCAGCGGGTGGGGCTGAAGCGCCGAGCCGATCCGCCGCTTCAGCAGGTCGAACACTTCCATGTCGTACTGACCTACAAAGGTAACCGCCTCGCCTGCACGGCCGGCCCTGGCAGTGCGGCCGATCCTGTGGATGTAGGTATCCACGTCCTCGGGCATGTCGAAGTTAATCACGTGCGAGATGTCGGGAATGTCCAGCCCGCGGGCGGCCACGTTGGTGGCCACCAGCACCTGGGCCTTGCCCTTTGCGAAAGCGGTCAGCGCGCGCACCCGCGCGCCCTGGGTCATGTCGCCGTGAATCACCTCGGCCGGCTGGCCCCGCTCGCGCAGGATCTTCGCAAGACGATCGGCACCCCGGCGGGTCCGCCGGAAGACAAGGGCAGAGGGCACCTCGCCGCTGGTCAGCAGCAGCCGCAGCGCCCGTACTTTGTCCTGTTCGGCCACTTCCAGGTAGTACTGCGTGACCGTATCCACCGTGGGCATCTTGTCGGCAACCCTAACCCACGCCGGGTTGCGCATGTGCCGCGCCGCGATCGTAGACACCGCATCCGGCAGCGTGGCTGAGAACAGAGCCGTCTGGCGCGCCGCCGGCGTCCGTCTGAGGATCTCCTCGACGTCGGGCAGGAAACCCATGTCCAGCATCCGGTCGGCCTCGTCCAGAACCAGGAACCGGACGCCGTCGAGCTTCACGGACCCCCGGGAGATGTGGTCGAGCAGGCGGCCCGGCGTGGCCACTGCCACCTGAACGCCGGCGCGCAGCGCGGTGAGCTGCCGCTCGATGGGCTGCCCGCCGTACAGCGCGGTAACGCGGAGCTTGGGTCCGCCCAGCGCGCGCACCGCGTCCGCGATTTGCAGGGCCAGCTCGCGGACGGGTGAGAGTATGAGCGCCTGGATCCCTCGGGCGTTACGGTCGAGGCGCTCCAGCATGGGAATCACATAGGCACCGGTCTTGCCGGAGCCGGTCTGGGCCTGGCCGGCCACATCGTGCCCGGCGGTCAGCCCTGGGATAACCTTCAACTGAATGGGGGTGGGTTCGGTCCACCCAAGACGGGCTATCGCCCGGATGGTCTCCGGGCGCAATACGAGGCCGCCGAACGCGGTCTCGCGCGTTGAAATGGAAATTAGACTTACCTCCTGATTTGACCCGGGGGAAACCCGGGCCGGGTTTGAGCCGGCATCATGCGCGTGCCCACCGGTCCACCCAGCCCTGGTGAGATAAACTCCGCGGACACATGAAACGGGCGACTCAGCAGTTACATCGCCCGATTCGGAAGACGCAACTATGACGACTGGGGTTACTGTATCACACTACCCGCACGAGTTCAACCCCGCCCAACTCCAGAACCCGGCGCGCCGCCTCGTCCGGATACTCCCCTGAGAATACCACGCGGCGCAGCCCCGAGTTGAGGATCATCTTGGCGCAGGTCAGGCACGGCTGGTGGGTAACGTAGATCGCGGCGCCCGCGATGGCGACGCCGTGGTAGGCCGCCTGGATAATGGTGTTCTGCTCGGCGTGCAGGCACAGACAGGTGTCATGACCCGTGCCCGGGGGCGTGTCGCCCGCGCACCTCTCGCAGCCGCCGTCGCCGCAGTTGGGCAGCCCCCGGGGAGTGTCGTTGTAGCCCGTTGACAGAACCATCCGGTCCTTGACCACGACCGCGCCCACCTGGCGGCGCAGGCAGGTGGAGCGGCTGGATGCGAGTTGAGCCATCCGCATGAAGTACGTGTCCCACGAAGGTCTGCTCATTCAGAAGGCCGTCTAAAAAGCCGTAAGGTAACTGTCAACTTCCCACGGGTGTACGCGGGTGATGTACTCCCGCCACTCCAGTCGCTTGGCCCGTACAAGATGATCTACGATGTGGCTGCCGAGCGTCTCAGTGATGAGCTCGTCGGCCAGGAGTTCCCCCACCGCCTCGTCGAGGTTGCGGGGAAGCACCCGGATGCCCAACTGATCCAGCTCGTCTTCCGTCATCGCGTAGAGGTTCCGGTTGAGCGGCGGGCCGGCGTCCAGCCCTCTTGTGATGCCGTCGAGGCCGGCGGCCAGCATCACCGCCATGGCCAGGTAGGGGTTGCAGGAGGGATCCGGCATGCGCAGCTCCACGCGCGTGCCGTCCCCGCGCGACACCGGGACGCGAACCAGCGGCGACCGGTTGCGCTCGGCCCAGGCGATGTAAACCGGTGCCTCGTACCCCGGCACCAGGCGCTTGTAGGAGTTGACCAGGGGGTTGGTCACCGCGCACATGCCCCGCGCGTGGGTCAGCAGCCCAGCGACGTATTGCAGGCAGGTCGCGCTGAGCTGGTGGGTGCCCTCAGGGTCGTAGAAGGCGTTCTTCCCCTCGCGGTACAGCGACTGGTGGGTGTGCATCCCCGACCCCGCGATGCCGGTAATGGGCTTCGGCATGAAGGTCGCGTGAAGCCCGTGGCGCCTGGCGATCGTCCGCACCACCAGGCGGAACGTGGCGATGTTGTCGGCCGCGCGCAGCACGTCGGCGTACTTGAAGTCAATCTCGTGCTGGCCGTTGGCCACCTCGTGGTGCCCGGCCTCGACCTCGAAGCCCATGGCTGAGAGCGCGGTCACCATGTCTGCCCGCGCCTCTTCACCCTTGTCCACGGGCGCCATGTCGAAGTAGCCGGCCCGGTCGTGCGTCGTCAGCTTGGGCTGGCCGTCGGCGTCGGTGGGAAAAAGGAAGAACTCGCACTCCGGCCCGGCCATCATGGTGAACCCACTGCGCGCGGCAGCGGCGACGACGCGACGCAGCACGGAGCGGGGATCGCCCGCGAACGGCTCCCGCTCGGCGGTATAGACGTCGCAAATCAGGCGCGCCGTGGCCCCCTCCCGGTTCTTCCACGGAAAGAGCGCGAAAGTCTCGCGATCCGGTATGAGATACATGTCCGACTCCTCTATGCGCACGAAGCCCTCGATAGAGGAACCGTCAAACAGGATCTCGTTGTCGAGCGCCCTCTCGAGCTGCTCCACCGGGATCTCCACGTTCTTTAGGGTACCCAGGATGTCCGTGAACTGCAGGCGGACAAACCTCACACCCCACGCGTGGGCCTGCTCAAGCACCTGTTCTTTCGTCATCACCGCTCCTCCTAAGTGCCGTGGTCTGAACCTCGAACCCCATCTCGGCCGCCCGTGCCACCAGGTACTCGATGTTCTCGGTCTTGGTGCGGTCCCCCAGGCTGATGCGCTGGGTGCACCCATCGAGCGCGATGATCACAGTCTCTGCCAGGCAGGCAGGCACAAGGCCCGGACCGTAGCCCAGGTTGATATTCCAACTAGGATTCCCGGGAAGGCGCACAACTCCTCCTGGGATGACCTCGGCTCCCGGCATTGCCTTCACCGAATCGTCCACATCATAGGGCCTTCCCAGGTCTATGATGAGGCAGCCGTCCCTCACGTGTTCGGGGAAGATGACCGGGCGCGGCGAGGAGGTGGCGGTGAAGATGGCGTCGGCCTCTCGCAGCAACCCGTAGTCGGTCGTCGCCTCGATGCGCGCGCCGGGGTGGCGGCGCGCCAGCAACTCCCGCGACCGCTCCAGCCGTGACGCATCGGTCCCCAGCATGACCAGGCGCCCCACGTGCTCCACCACCTGGCGGCAGATTCCGAAGCCCACCACGCCGTTCGCCCCGACCACCGCGATCGTGGCGTCTGCCGGATCAATGCCGCGGGAGCGAAGCCGGTCGAGGATCACGGGCACCGCCATCTTCACGGTGCCGGCGGTATAGGCGCCGCCGTTGGTGACCGCGATCCCGGACCTTGCCGCCACCTCGACGCCCTTGTTCCCGACAACGGACCAGTAGGCGCCCAGCCCCAGAACCGTGGCGCCCAGATTCTCGGCAAGGTGGGCGGCCTGCACCGCCCGCCGCACCGCCAGACGGGGATGCGCTCGGATCTGGTCGGGCAGCAGCGGCACCCCAATCAGGTAGACGCGGGCCCGCCGACCGTCGGCGGTGATGACCGGGTGGATATCGTCAACCTTCATGGGCCGCACGAAGCGCGCGACCCGGCGCACCAAGGCGTCGGAGATGATCCCGCGCCGGCGCAGGGGCATCAGCCAGCGGAACCTGCCGGCCTCCCAGTTGTCGTCAACGGTCATCGGGTGGACCAGGAATGCGCACACGGCATCGTCGCCCAACAGCAGCGGCAGCGGAAGGCGTTCGCCCATCCTGGGCTCGGTACCGTCGGCTATCCGCGCCAGGTGTTCCTTGTGGTTCCACAGGCTCACTATCGCAAGCGCCAGACCCAGCGCCAGGTACGGCGCACGGCCGCCCAGCGCCCACAGGCCCGCGGGCAGGCTGGCCGTGGCAAGCACCGTCGCCAGCGAGAGATAGCCCCAGCGCCGCCCCGCGATCCTCGGCACTCCCAGCGTCACCAACGCCACCACCGCGGGGATCGCCAGCGCCGGCCAGGGCACCGCGCCCAGGGCGCCCAGGCCGAGAAGCGCGCCCGCGGTTACGACAACGCCCTTCACCCGCACCGCTGCCGGCGGCGCGAGAAACCAGAAGGGCGAGTAGGCGTGGCCCGCTACAACCGCGGCCGCGGAGGCGGCCAGGGTCCAGTCGCCGCCGCCCAGCAACCGGGCGGGGACAACCGCGAGCCCTCCTTTGAGCAGATCAAGCGCGGCGGCCAGCGCGAGGGTATGGGCTCCGGCCGCGGCGGCCACCGTCCCCAGGCCGAGGTTGTGCGCGGAGTAGCGGCGCAGATCCACACCGCGCAGGAGCCGGCCCACGGCGTATCCGGTGGGAAGGCCTCCCAGAGCGAAGGCGAGGACGGTGGCTACAATGCTCAGCACAGGGGTAACTTGGTCCCGAGCAATCTACTTGGTCCCGAACAGGCGATCGCCCGCATCTCCCAACCCGGGCACGATGTAGCCCTTGTCGTTGAGGTGGCTGTCCACCTCGGCGGTGAAGATCTCAACGTCCGGGTGGGCCTCCTGGACCTTCTTGATCCCTTCTGGCGAGGAGATGATTGCCATAACCTTGATGTTGTGGCATCCGTGGGCCTTGAGGGTGTTGATCGCCTCTACGGTTGATCCGCCGGTGGCCAGCATGGGATCGAGAATCATCGCCTCCCGCTCGGCGATGTCTGCGGGCAGCTTAACGAAGTAGCTGACCGGCTGCAGGGTTTCGTGGTCTCGGTACATGCCTATGTGTCCGACCCGCGCGGTGGGAATGAGCCGGGTGATCGCGGTCTCCATCACCAGCCCTGCCCGCAGGATCGGAATCACCGCCAGCTCCTGCCCGGCGATGGACCAACCTGTGGTCTTGGCCAGCGGCGTCTCGACCTCGATCTCGCGTACCGGGTGCGATCGGGTTGCCTCATAGGCCATCAACGCGGCCAGTTCCTCGGTGATCTCGCGGAACTCCTTGTGGCCGGTGCGCTTGTCTCGCAGGATCGTGAGCTTGTGCCGGATGAGCGGATGGTCGAACACGTGCACGGTAGACATCACCGAGCCTCCTGGATGGTCTGGAAGTTGCTACCGGCTTCGCTGCCGTACAAAGGCATCCCTCCCCATGAAGGCAAGCCGCCGGCGGCCGCCGAATACAACCTGGGACGCAACTGCACCGATCCCCTGGAGGCCGAGAATGATCCTTGAGAGTCAGGACCTGGAACTGTTCGCGATAATGGCGCGCGAGCGCGCGCGGCAGCGGGACGGCATCGAGCTCATACCTTCCGAGAACTACGTCTCGGCCGCCGTGCTGGAGGCGATGGGTTCCATTCTCACCAACAAGTACTCGGAGGGGTATCCCGGCCGCCGGTACTACGGCGGTAACGAGCATATAGACGAGATCGAGCGGCTGGCGCAGCGGCGCGCCAGGGACCTGTTCCACGTGCCGCACGTGAACGTCCAGCCCTACTCGGGCAGCCCTGCCAACTTGGCGGTGTACATGGCAACGTGCGAGCCGGGCGATGTCATAATGGGCCAGAACCTGACCGACGGCGGTCACCTGACCCACGGGTGGAAGGTCAGCGCCACCGGAATCTTCTACCGGAGCGTCCCGTACCACGTGCGCCCCGACGGCATGATCGACTTCGACGAGGTGCGGCGCCTGGCGCACGAAGCCAGGCCCCGCCTGATCTGGTGCGGCGCCACCGCCTATGTGCGGGAGATGCCGTTTGCGCAGTTCGCCGAGATCGCCGACGAGGTGGGGGCGTACCTGGCCGCGGACATCGCCCACATCGCCGGGCTGGTGGCCGGCGGCGCGCACCCCAGCCCGGTCGGGCACGCGCACGTCGTCACCACCACTACCCACAAGACATTGCGCGGTCCTCGCGGCGCAATGATAATGGTCACCGACCGCGGGGTTGCCAAGGACCGGCAACTGCCCGAGAAGGTTGACCGGGCCATCTTCCCAGGACTCCAGGGAGGACCGCACGACCACACCACCGCCGCGATCGCGGTTGCGCTGGCCGAGGCCTCTAGGCCGGAGTTCAGCACGTACGCCGCGCAGATCGTGGCGAACGCGCGGGCGCTGGCCGCATCGCTGATCCGCGCGGGGTTCACGCTTGTGACCGGCGGGACGGACAACCACATGCTGCTGCTGGACCTCACCCCCGGCGGCGTCGGCCGAGGCGTCTTCATGCAGGAGGCGATGGACGCGGTCGGCATCACGGCCAACAAGAACACGATTCCCGGCGAGCCCTCGTCGGCCTTCTACCCATCGGGTGTGCGCCTAGGCACGCCGGCCGCAACGACGCGCGGCATGCGCGAGCCAGAGATGGATCAGATCGCGGGATGGATGGCCCGAGTGCACGAGGAGATCAGTCAGTTCCGGCTGCCGGAGGATCGGGAGGCCAGGAACCGGGCGTTCAAGGAGTTCCGCGCCGCGATCGGCGCAAGTCCGCGCCTCGCGGCCATCAGGGAAGAAGTGCGGGCGTTGTGCCGGCGGTTCCCGGTGCCGGGTATAGCGTAGACCGAATCGCAGCCCGAGCCCTACTTCTTGCGCTCCTTCTCGTACCTTGAGATCTTGTCGATCCGTGGGATATGTCGTCCGCCCTCGAACGAGGTCGTCAACCAGGCCCGGACGATCTCCTTGGCCACTTCCAGTCCCACTATGCGCGCGCCCAGGGCGATCATGTTGGAGTCGTTGTGGGACCTGGCCAGCCGGGCGGTCGTAACGTCGTGGACCACTGCGCAGCGAATGCCCAGGACCTTGTTGGCCGCTATTGCTTCGCCGTTGCCGGTCCCGCCAAATATGATGCCTCGGTCGGAATCACCGCGTGCCACCGCCTCGGCCACCGCGATGCAGTAGTCGGGGTAGTCCACGGGTTCGACCGAGCCGGTGCCGAAGTCGCGCACCTCGTGCCCGAGCTCAAGCAGCAGCCGCGCCACCTCGGCCTTAAGGATCACGCCCGCGTGGTCTCCACCGATCGCTATCCGCACACGGATCACCTCCCACAATCAATGCCTGCGCAACGATCCCTGTGGGGCCGACGGGCGGCGACGACGCGTTCCCATCCCAGGCCGTCGCGCCGCACCTGCACCGCCTCGTAGTCGGACCTCTGCTGCAGGAGTTCGACCACCCGAGGCGCCTGGCCTGCTGCGACCTCCAGCACCAGCCAACCTCCCGGACGCAGCGCGCCCGGCGCCTCGTCCACCAGGCGGGCGTGGACGCTCTCTCCGTACCCTGGCGCCACGACTGCCAGCGCGGGCTCGAACTCCCGGATCTCGCGCGGCAGGGCGGCGGCGACCTCCGGGGCAACGTATGGCGGGTTACACGCCACCACGTCGAAGTGCCATCCCCCACCTATCACCGGGCCCAGCAGGTCGCCGGCAAGGAAGGTGATGCGCTCAGCGACGCGGTGGCGAACGGCGTTGGCGCGGGCCACATCCAGCGCCCCGTGCGAGAGATCGGTGGCCACCACCCGCGCATCGGGACGCAGGACGGCCACGCTCACCGCTATCGCGCCACTGCCCGTGCCGATGTCGGCAACGACGGGACTGGTAGTGCCACACAGCAGTTCCAGCATGGTTTCCACCAGGACCTCGGTCTCTGGGCGCGGGATCAACACCCGTTCGTCCACCAGGAAGTCAAGCCCCATGAACTCGCGGCGGCCGACGATGTAGGCCAGCGGCCGCCCGCGGGCACGCTCGCCGATGTAGCCCAGGTACCGGGCCCAAGCCCCGTCGGGGACCGGCTGGTTCCATGCGATGTGAAACTGAGTGCGGTTCAGGTCGAGTGCGTGGCGCAGCAGAACCTCGGACGTGACTGCGGCCTCTTCGATCCCCAGCGCGGCCAGGCGCTCCCTGCCGACCTGCCAGGCCTCGGCGACCGTCCTCAATCCACGGCCGTCAGGCGCTCTGTCTCCTCAGCCGAGGTCAGCGCGTCGACGAACTCGTCCAGGTCGCCGTCGAGGATCACGTCGAGGCGGTGGAGACTGAGCCCGATGCGATGGTCGGTCATGCGGTTCTGGGGGAAGTTGTAGGTCCGAATCTTCTCGCTGCGCACCCCGGTTCCCACCTGCAGGCGGCGCTCTTGGGCGATGGCCTCGGCCTGCTCCTGCTCGGCCTTCTCCAACAGGTGCGCCCGCAGGATGCGCATCGCCTTCTCCCGGTTCTTGAATTGGGATCGCTCGTCCTGACAGACCACCACGATCCCCGTGGGGATGTGCCGGATGCGCACCGCGGACTCAACCTTGTTGACGTTCTGGCCGCCGGCCCCACCCGCCCGGTAGGTTCCCACGTCAATCTCGTCGGGCTGGATGACGATCTCCACCTCCTCGGCTTCGGGCAGCACCGCCACCGTGACGGTGGACGTGTGGATGCGTCCCGAGGCCTCGGTCACCGGCACGCGCTGCACGCGGTGCACGCCGCTCTCGTACTTCAGCCGGCTGTACGCCCCGCGGCCGGTAATGGCGAAGATCACCTCCTTGAACCCGCCAATGCCGGTCGCATTCGAGGAGAGAATCTCCGGCTTCCACCGGCGCAACTCCGCGTAGCGCGTGTACATCCTGAAGAGATCTCCGGCGAACAGGGCGGCCTCATCGCCGCCCGTCCCCGCGCGGACCTCAATGATGACGTTGCGGTCGTCGCGCGGATCGCGGGGCAGCAGGAGCACCCGCAACTCCTCCTCGAGATCGTCCATCTGCTCGAGCAGTTGGACCGCTTCACTTCTCGCCAGATCGCGGATCTCGGGGTCGGTTTCCTCGCGCACCATCACCTCGGTCTCTTCGGCCTCGCGGCAGGCTTCGCGATATGCACGGAAGCGCGACACGGTCAGATCGAGGCCCGAATACTCGCGGGCGATCTGCTGGTAGCGGGCCCGGTCGGAGTGAACC includes the following:
- a CDS encoding dCMP deaminase family protein, translated to MSRPSWDTYFMRMAQLASSRSTCLRRQVGAVVVKDRMVLSTGYNDTPRGLPNCGDGGCERCAGDTPPGTGHDTCLCLHAEQNTIIQAAYHGVAIAGAAIYVTHQPCLTCAKMILNSGLRRVVFSGEYPDEAARRVLELGGVELVRVV
- the glnA gene encoding type I glutamate--ammonia ligase, which translates into the protein MTKEQVLEQAHAWGVRFVRLQFTDILGTLKNVEIPVEQLERALDNEILFDGSSIEGFVRIEESDMYLIPDRETFALFPWKNREGATARLICDVYTAEREPFAGDPRSVLRRVVAAAARSGFTMMAGPECEFFLFPTDADGQPKLTTHDRAGYFDMAPVDKGEEARADMVTALSAMGFEVEAGHHEVANGQHEIDFKYADVLRAADNIATFRLVVRTIARRHGLHATFMPKPITGIAGSGMHTHQSLYREGKNAFYDPEGTHQLSATCLQYVAGLLTHARGMCAVTNPLVNSYKRLVPGYEAPVYIAWAERNRSPLVRVPVSRGDGTRVELRMPDPSCNPYLAMAVMLAAGLDGITRGLDAGPPLNRNLYAMTEDELDQLGIRVLPRNLDEAVGELLADELITETLGSHIVDHLVRAKRLEWREYITRVHPWEVDSYLTAF
- a CDS encoding DUF47 family protein, whose product is MVDPSPDAVPSPRAAPLPREREFDLLEEMTHAILDAAEALVGALESRTPADQAWQAIRDLEHKGDAIARDLFESLSAAGIPSGDRDTLKSLTGLLDDVLDAIEAAAARLAIYRIRRAIPSAREMGQIMLRSAQEIRQAIREVRRGREVFSHTRTLHRLENQGDDVLRDALEALFSGRRSARDIIKWKDICEMLETGTDRCEDIANVLETLVVQAGVELTLVAGRLAVDPERHEAAVAGVPVPLTAKEFGLLHLLLRHQGKVVRRERLLHEVWGEDYFGNSRTLDTHIGWLRKKVEPRGGVRLVAVRGIGYRLDLK
- the pstS gene encoding phosphate ABC transporter substrate-binding protein PstS — translated: MLNPLSWFAALALSAAVVLGAAGTTPAQQPVTLTGAGATFPFPLYSKWSQVYDAERGVRINYQSIGSGGGIRQFIAKTVDFGATDGPMTDAQIRQAGGRPLHIPMVAGAVVPMYNIPGVGTGLNFAPGVLADIFLGKITKWNDPRLLKDNPEAKLPAADIIVVRRSDGSGTTAIWVNYLSKVSPDWRRKVGEGTSVNWPVGIGGKGNEGVAGLVRQMPNALGYVELAYVLTNRMPVGNVRNRAGQFIRPLLSSTTRAMDGALRAIPEDYRIFFTDPEGRDVYPIAGFTWILIYGEQPDPVKGKALVDFLRWAVHDGQKYAPPLHYAQLPKSLVARVEGTLRTVTAQGKALLP
- the pstA gene encoding phosphate ABC transporter permease PstA, whose amino-acid sequence is MARSYLRRRWTDRLMAGVTFLCTVAALVPLFLILFFLARTGLGALNLEFFTHLPGAAGEPGGGMANAISGTLVLVGLAALLGMPVGVLGGTFLAECPNSRLAGAVRLMADVMNGVPSIVMGLFAYTILVLPLRHFSAASGGVALGIMLIPTVMRTTEEIVRLVPQSVREASLALGIPQWRTLLRVVLPTAAGGIVTGIMVGLARIAGETAPLLFTAFGNRFWNWDLLQPIAALPLQIFAYAVSPFEDWHRQAWAGALVLMTIVLSVNIAARAVAARHVKLR
- the pstC gene encoding phosphate ABC transporter permease subunit PstC — encoded protein: MRHVAHMGDRLFARLLAAMAGVVPVIMAAMLAAMTVGAWPAIRKFGPAFFATSTWDPVAGDFGALPFVYGTLVSSAVALALAVPLGLGVAIFLSELAPGWLRRPVGFLLDLLAAIPSVVYGLWGIFVLVPWVRTTLSPPLKATLGFLPLFEGPPLGIGMLAAGLILAIMVVPFIIAASTEVMRAVPTSQREAALSLGATVWETTRTAVIPYARSGIVGAIFLALARALGETMAVTMVIGNVPQIRASLLAPGYTIAAVIANEFAEATDDLYVAAIIYAGLVLFLVTLTVNILARLLVARVARGPGLIRE
- a CDS encoding DEAD/DEAH box helicase; protein product: MRPETIRAIARLGWTEPTPIQLKVIPGLTAGHDVAGQAQTGSGKTGAYVIPMLERLDRNARGIQALILSPVRELALQIADAVRALGGPKLRVTALYGGQPIERQLTALRAGVQVAVATPGRLLDHISRGSVKLDGVRFLVLDEADRMLDMGFLPDVEEILRRTPAARQTALFSATLPDAVSTIAARHMRNPAWVRVADKMPTVDTVTQYYLEVAEQDKVRALRLLLTSGEVPSALVFRRTRRGADRLAKILRERGQPAEVIHGDMTQGARVRALTAFAKGKAQVLVATNVAARGLDIPDISHVINFDMPEDVDTYIHRIGRTARAGRAGEAVTFVGQYDMEVFDLLKRRIGSALQPHPLPLYR